The following proteins are co-located in the Bacillus pumilus genome:
- a CDS encoding heme ABC transporter ATP-binding protein gives MIQVKEVKGGYGEKEVIRGISFEVKQGEFLGILGPNGSGKTTLLKMIAGILAPESGQVRLSGHLVQSYRPKTLAQKLAVLPQKTEQAFSFTVEETVQFGRYPYQKGWLQSVTKEDVQVVSRVMEQTDVAQFKDQSIHELSGGEQQRVYLAQALAQQPEYLLLDEPTSFLDLAYQKELLDLIKEETTSSRLTVVGVFHDVNIASLYCDRLLLIHEGKAEMLGQPHHVLTTERINRVYETNVTPLQHPLRANPQLMIEPAATSKASSVKLADGWRTHGSKGMTFSIKQPLRILSSHEKSGGFFWKRSLGTGTETLHEMLDGCEGSLFLRQSDGPKQYAAEDNEEDIVLYGMRQQEKLTVWLVLKGSLSDGASIQLMSQLMQIIQQETSIPIHHLCIASANAIEKEPDVILHVRLRKKVHRLLHTLDAIKK, from the coding sequence ATGATTCAAGTGAAGGAAGTTAAAGGTGGGTATGGTGAGAAAGAGGTCATTCGTGGCATCAGTTTTGAGGTGAAGCAAGGAGAATTTCTCGGTATACTTGGACCAAATGGGAGCGGCAAGACGACCTTGCTCAAAATGATAGCAGGTATTTTAGCACCAGAGAGCGGTCAAGTACGCCTAAGCGGTCATCTGGTTCAATCCTACCGGCCGAAAACGCTTGCACAAAAACTAGCTGTTTTACCGCAGAAAACCGAGCAGGCCTTCTCATTTACAGTCGAAGAAACTGTTCAATTTGGGCGTTATCCTTATCAAAAAGGATGGCTGCAATCTGTCACGAAAGAAGATGTGCAGGTCGTAAGCAGAGTGATGGAACAAACGGATGTTGCTCAATTTAAGGATCAATCTATCCATGAGTTAAGCGGGGGAGAACAGCAGCGCGTGTATTTGGCTCAGGCATTAGCTCAGCAGCCTGAATATTTATTGCTGGATGAACCAACAAGTTTTCTTGATTTAGCCTATCAAAAAGAATTGCTTGATTTAATTAAAGAAGAGACCACTTCCTCTAGATTAACGGTGGTCGGTGTGTTTCATGATGTAAACATCGCCAGTCTGTATTGCGATCGGCTGCTGCTGATTCATGAAGGAAAGGCTGAAATGTTAGGACAGCCGCATCACGTCTTGACGACAGAGCGGATCAACCGTGTGTATGAAACGAATGTTACACCGCTCCAGCATCCACTGCGAGCAAACCCACAGCTGATGATTGAGCCTGCTGCCACTTCTAAAGCATCAAGTGTGAAGTTAGCGGATGGCTGGAGAACACATGGCTCAAAAGGAATGACGTTTTCCATCAAACAGCCGCTTCGCATACTTTCTTCACATGAGAAAAGCGGAGGCTTCTTTTGGAAAAGATCACTCGGAACGGGAACTGAAACTCTTCATGAAATGCTAGATGGTTGTGAAGGCAGCTTGTTTCTCCGCCAATCTGATGGACCAAAGCAATACGCCGCAGAAGACAATGAAGAGGATATAGTTCTTTACGGGATGCGTCAGCAAGAAAAGCTGACCGTTTGGCTTGTGCTGAAAGGGTCTTTATCAGATGGAGCGTCTATTCAGCTGATGAGTCAGCTTATGCAGATCATTCAACAAGAGACGAGCATCCCCATCCATCATCTTTGTATCGCTTCTGCCAATGCCATAGAGAAGGAACCTGATGTTATTTTACACGTAAGATTACGAAAAAAAGTGCACCGTCTTCTACATACATTGGATGCAATTAAAAAGTGA
- the liaH gene encoding stress responsive protein LiaH, translated as MVLRRVRDMFVATVNEGLDKLENPRVMLNQYVRDMEDDIAKAKHAIIKQQTIQQGFLRQADETEAFADKRKKQAELAFHAGEEELARKALTEMKYFEEKHKEYQDAYQQSVKQLKELKEQLQHLETKLRDIKDKKQALIARANAAQAKQHMNESINKVDSESAYKEFLRMENRIEEMETKAGSYAQFAEQGAYAHLDYADEVEKEWQKLKLEKKPEQQKAK; from the coding sequence ATGGTATTAAGAAGAGTAAGAGATATGTTTGTTGCAACCGTCAATGAAGGCTTAGATAAACTGGAGAATCCACGTGTGATGCTGAATCAATACGTTCGTGATATGGAGGACGATATTGCCAAAGCGAAACATGCGATCATCAAACAGCAAACGATTCAGCAAGGCTTCCTGCGTCAAGCAGATGAGACAGAAGCATTTGCTGATAAGCGAAAGAAGCAGGCTGAGCTGGCATTTCATGCGGGAGAAGAAGAGCTTGCACGAAAAGCGCTCACTGAAATGAAGTATTTTGAAGAAAAGCATAAGGAGTATCAGGATGCCTACCAGCAATCTGTGAAACAATTGAAAGAGCTGAAAGAACAATTGCAGCATTTAGAAACGAAGCTGCGTGATATTAAAGACAAGAAGCAAGCACTCATTGCAAGAGCAAATGCCGCACAGGCAAAGCAGCATATGAACGAATCTATAAATAAAGTAGACAGTGAAAGTGCATATAAGGAATTTCTTCGAATGGAGAATCGTATAGAAGAAATGGAGACAAAAGCAGGCAGCTATGCACAATTTGCAGAGCAAGGTGCGTATGCTCATCTAGATTATGCCGATGAGGTTGAAAAAGAATGGCAGAAGCTCAAGCTGGAGAAGAAGCCTGAACAGCAGAAAGCAAAATAA
- a CDS encoding FecCD family ABC transporter permease yields MRKAFILTRSNKFIIAYTLSALLLVVSIGMGISFGSLRIPIPSILHIFVHELSGVQVGTIDSIDRNIMMNIRLPRVILAALVGAALALSGAAFQGLLKNPLADPYTLGVSQGASVGAVATLFFSLQLPLLGSFTLPFFSMTTALVTLCLVLFFARLVHRGMSISSLILTGVIFSSFLGALISLMIALTGDDLKEMIHWLLGSVSMRGWRYIALFLPFFLVGTFALMLMGRDLNVMTYGEEKAKLLGVHVKRSKYMVLLAGSILTGSAVAVSGTIGFVGLVIPHFIRLLAITDHRHLLPLSMLNGASFLVLADVLSRTIIEPTELPIGIITALIGAPVFGIILIRRYRGGTHL; encoded by the coding sequence TTGCGAAAAGCATTTATCCTGACACGTTCAAATAAATTCATCATCGCATATACATTAAGTGCTTTACTTCTTGTGGTGAGCATTGGAATGGGAATCTCCTTTGGCAGTTTAAGGATTCCCATTCCTTCTATTCTTCATATATTTGTTCATGAACTATCCGGAGTGCAGGTCGGAACCATTGATTCGATCGATCGCAATATTATGATGAACATCCGGCTGCCGAGAGTGATATTAGCGGCATTAGTCGGAGCAGCGCTGGCGTTATCTGGTGCAGCCTTTCAAGGTTTATTAAAAAATCCTCTCGCTGACCCCTATACGCTAGGGGTATCTCAAGGGGCATCAGTTGGGGCCGTAGCGACACTATTTTTTAGCTTGCAGCTCCCTTTGCTTGGCAGTTTCACACTGCCTTTTTTCAGTATGACAACAGCGCTTGTGACACTATGTCTCGTCCTCTTTTTTGCGCGTCTTGTTCATCGGGGGATGAGCATCTCCTCTTTAATCTTGACAGGTGTGATTTTTAGCTCTTTTTTGGGTGCGCTCATTTCATTAATGATTGCGTTAACGGGTGATGATCTAAAAGAGATGATTCATTGGCTTCTTGGCAGTGTGTCTATGAGGGGCTGGCGTTATATTGCCCTTTTCCTCCCTTTCTTTCTCGTTGGTACCTTTGCGCTCATGTTGATGGGACGAGATTTGAATGTCATGACGTATGGCGAAGAAAAGGCAAAACTATTAGGGGTACACGTGAAAAGGAGCAAATATATGGTTCTGCTTGCTGGCTCGATTCTGACTGGAAGTGCGGTAGCGGTATCAGGAACGATCGGATTTGTGGGACTTGTGATCCCGCATTTTATCCGTCTTTTAGCCATCACGGATCACCGGCATCTGCTGCCTTTGTCTATGCTGAACGGCGCTTCCTTTCTCGTTTTAGCAGATGTGTTATCCCGTACCATCATTGAGCCGACTGAATTGCCTATTGGCATCATTACTGCGTTAATTGGTGCACCTGTATTTGGCATCATCCTCATTCGCAGATATAGAGGAGGAACGCATCTATGA
- a CDS encoding response regulator translates to MIRVLLIDDHEMVRMGLAAFLEAQADIEVIGEASDGQKGVELAVELKPDVILMDLVMEGMDGIEATKRICQEIEDAKIIVLTSFIDDDKVYPVIEAGALSYLLKTSKAGEIADAIRSASIGEPRLESKVAGKVMNKLRHSSNGSILHDTLTAREMEILKLIADGKSNKVIAEELFITIKTVKTHITNILSKLDVEDRTQAAVYAHRHKLIQ, encoded by the coding sequence ATGATTCGAGTGCTTTTAATCGACGATCACGAAATGGTGAGAATGGGGCTTGCCGCCTTTTTAGAGGCACAGGCTGATATTGAAGTCATCGGTGAAGCGTCAGATGGACAAAAAGGTGTAGAGCTAGCGGTTGAACTAAAGCCAGATGTGATTTTAATGGATCTTGTGATGGAAGGAATGGATGGTATCGAAGCAACGAAAAGAATTTGTCAGGAAATCGAAGATGCCAAAATTATCGTTCTGACGAGCTTTATTGATGATGATAAAGTCTATCCAGTCATTGAGGCTGGTGCTTTGAGCTACTTATTAAAGACATCCAAGGCAGGAGAAATTGCTGATGCCATTAGGTCTGCGAGTATCGGCGAACCAAGACTTGAATCAAAAGTGGCTGGAAAGGTCATGAATAAACTCCGTCATTCATCAAATGGGTCAATCCTGCACGATACATTAACAGCAAGGGAAATGGAAATATTGAAGCTGATTGCGGATGGAAAATCGAATAAGGTTATTGCCGAGGAATTATTTATTACAATTAAAACGGTGAAGACGCATATTACCAACATTCTTTCAAAACTCGATGTAGAAGATCGCACACAAGCGGCTGTGTATGCACATCGCCATAAGCTGATTCAATAA
- the liaG gene encoding LiaG family protein, protein MKRLIGLICILVGVFLIIGMLFKNGDLFHLSFSREKAVTSASAKKDEVDHLDISLSQFRVKVEPENRSDISVSVVNGKGKMYAEQTGGTFKIRAENKGFLFFSSFEKGELLVKIPTNYHKNVKITGGSGGVSEVDGEGKLSLQDVTLKSTSGNLTAENFSAKRVEIKATSGRLSVSHINAEDSDIGATSGRADIKDVKGELQLSMTSGRLTASFDTIDSPVFFHMTSGSAKFNLPDDGDFKVQVKKTSGSVDHSYNFDQADNEGRDFTGTRGKGTHLVDIEMTSGSLKLR, encoded by the coding sequence ATGAAGCGGTTAATCGGTCTAATTTGTATACTTGTAGGAGTGTTTTTAATAATTGGGATGCTTTTCAAAAATGGAGATCTCTTTCATTTGAGTTTTTCCCGTGAAAAAGCGGTGACATCAGCTTCAGCGAAAAAAGATGAGGTTGATCATTTAGATATCTCTCTTTCTCAATTTCGCGTAAAGGTGGAGCCTGAAAATCGTTCTGATATTTCCGTGTCTGTTGTCAATGGAAAAGGAAAGATGTATGCGGAACAAACAGGCGGTACATTCAAAATCCGTGCTGAAAATAAAGGGTTCTTGTTTTTCTCTTCATTTGAAAAAGGAGAACTCTTAGTGAAGATTCCAACAAATTATCATAAAAATGTGAAGATTACGGGTGGAAGTGGTGGTGTGAGTGAGGTAGATGGCGAAGGGAAGCTGTCTCTTCAAGATGTGACGCTCAAATCAACGAGCGGTAACCTCACAGCCGAGAATTTCTCAGCAAAACGTGTGGAAATCAAAGCTACATCCGGCAGACTCTCAGTGTCTCATATCAATGCGGAGGATAGTGACATTGGTGCAACTTCGGGCCGTGCCGATATTAAAGATGTCAAAGGGGAGCTGCAATTGAGCATGACAAGCGGTAGATTGACGGCAAGTTTTGATACAATAGATTCACCTGTCTTCTTTCATATGACATCAGGCAGTGCGAAATTCAATTTGCCAGATGATGGAGACTTCAAAGTCCAAGTGAAAAAAACAAGTGGAAGCGTCGATCATTCGTATAACTTTGATCAAGCCGATAATGAAGGTCGAGACTTTACAGGTACGCGGGGAAAAGGGACACACTTAGTTGATATTGAGATGACAAGTGGCAGCCTAAAACTACGGTAA
- the liaS gene encoding two-component system sensor histidine kinase LiaS: MRKLHLGIQWQSVRLAVGISLGVVIMTTLPMFFYYQLDPMILLSTRWFGIPFFCILLIISLVIGVSAGHVFGYQHKKRLDQLVESILKFENGNFAYRLPSLGDDEIGLAADQLNEMAKRIEGQVASLQKLSNERAEWQVQMKKSVVSGERQRLARELHDAVSQQLFAISMMTSAILEGMKEQDEKILKQMRLVERMAGDAQNEMRALLLHLRPITLEGKDLKKGLIELLNEFQAKQPIDIDWEIEDDVPLSKGVEDHLFRIVQEALSNVFRHAKATKVTVRLLIRNRQVQLKIIDNGIGFQTDHVKTASYGLESIRERTSEVGGVAEIMSFEGKGTQIDVKVPIFDEGKGENVR, from the coding sequence ATGAGGAAACTGCATTTAGGCATCCAGTGGCAATCTGTTCGTCTCGCAGTTGGGATCTCGCTCGGTGTTGTCATCATGACGACGCTACCGATGTTTTTTTATTATCAGCTTGACCCCATGATCCTGCTGTCTACGCGGTGGTTCGGCATCCCGTTTTTTTGTATTTTACTCATCATTAGTCTTGTCATTGGCGTTTCTGCCGGGCATGTGTTTGGCTATCAGCATAAGAAACGGCTGGATCAGCTTGTGGAGTCGATTTTGAAGTTTGAAAATGGGAACTTTGCGTATAGGCTGCCGTCTCTAGGTGACGATGAAATTGGCTTAGCGGCCGATCAATTAAATGAGATGGCGAAACGGATTGAGGGGCAAGTTGCCTCCTTACAAAAGCTCTCAAATGAACGGGCTGAATGGCAGGTTCAAATGAAGAAATCGGTTGTCTCAGGAGAGCGTCAGCGTTTAGCGCGTGAGCTGCATGATGCGGTCAGCCAGCAGTTATTTGCGATTTCCATGATGACCTCTGCCATTCTTGAAGGAATGAAGGAACAGGATGAAAAGATTTTAAAGCAAATGCGTCTTGTCGAACGAATGGCTGGCGATGCACAAAATGAGATGCGCGCACTACTTCTGCATCTAAGGCCGATCACGCTTGAAGGAAAAGACTTGAAAAAAGGCTTGATTGAACTGCTAAATGAATTCCAGGCAAAGCAGCCGATTGATATTGATTGGGAAATCGAAGATGATGTCCCGTTATCTAAAGGGGTGGAAGACCACCTATTCCGAATTGTGCAAGAAGCCCTTTCAAATGTGTTTCGTCATGCAAAGGCGACAAAGGTAACCGTGCGTCTGCTTATTAGAAATCGGCAAGTGCAGCTGAAGATCATCGACAACGGTATCGGTTTTCAAACGGATCATGTGAAGACGGCCTCCTACGGGCTTGAATCGATTCGAGAAAGAACAAGTGAAGTGGGCGGTGTCGCAGAGATTATGTCATTTGAAGGAAAAGGAACACAAATTGATGTGAAGGTTCCCATTTTTGATGAAGGAAAAGGAGAGAACGTTCGATGA
- the liaF gene encoding cell wall-active antibiotics response protein LiaF, which yields MRFSRNQILGIIVVIFGINLFLKIIGIGADLFWPVFFALAGYWLHSRSKRWLGSVSYIFAGFLFLKFLLNITFSLTGYLFAAFLIYAGYRLLKNKPVFDVDKKETSDEKKHSLKVNLEKKSDQKKTKSQIKPHKEHDFFIGEVRLMKKPFQLSDLTISGFIGDVKIDLSKAIIAEEESTIVISGLIGDVDIYVPQDIEVCVSASAAIGDMKIIDEKRSGFGSKVYVMTNDYDESKRKVKISISLLIGDVDVRYL from the coding sequence CTGCGTTTTTCAAGAAATCAAATTTTAGGTATCATTGTTGTGATTTTTGGTATTAATCTATTTCTCAAAATTATTGGGATCGGAGCAGATCTGTTTTGGCCTGTGTTCTTTGCTCTAGCTGGATATTGGCTGCACTCACGATCCAAACGTTGGCTCGGTTCAGTTTCCTATATTTTTGCCGGCTTTCTCTTCTTGAAGTTTCTGCTAAATATCACTTTTAGTTTAACAGGATATTTATTTGCTGCCTTTTTGATCTATGCTGGTTATCGCTTATTGAAGAACAAACCCGTTTTTGATGTCGATAAAAAGGAAACATCAGACGAGAAAAAGCATTCACTGAAAGTCAATCTTGAAAAAAAGAGCGACCAAAAGAAAACAAAAAGCCAGATAAAGCCGCACAAAGAGCATGACTTTTTTATCGGTGAAGTCAGACTGATGAAAAAGCCGTTTCAATTAAGTGATTTGACGATTTCGGGCTTTATTGGTGATGTCAAAATCGACTTATCAAAGGCCATCATCGCGGAAGAAGAAAGCACCATCGTCATCAGTGGACTTATTGGAGATGTGGATATTTACGTACCGCAGGATATTGAAGTATGTGTGAGTGCTTCAGCTGCCATTGGTGATATGAAAATCATTGATGAAAAAAGAAGCGGGTTCGGCAGTAAGGTGTATGTGATGACCAATGATTACGATGAGAGTAAGCGAAAAGTGAAAATCTCCATTTCTCTACTGATTGGGGATGTGGATGTGAGGTACTTATGA
- a CDS encoding glycoside hydrolase family 28 protein: MSKKRDLMYITAGTVLTGIGLARLAKQGKKDKEANGMDHVLKQIKAPMFPDREFNVIHYGGDEKGIELSTNAIQSAIDDAHRLKGGRVLIPEGTFVTGALELKSNVELHLHENAYVTFSQDPRDYLPLALTRYEGIELYNYSPLIYAHHAENIAITGAGTLDGRGDEHHWWPWKYGTNGQPSQDRDRQLLFEMAEKRIPVEERVFGEGHYLRSSFIQPYQCQHVLIEGVTVKDSPMWQIHPVLSENVIVRGVNIIGHGPNTDGVNPESCRNVLIEDCYFDNGDDCIAIKSGRNEDGRRIGVPSENIVIRRNEMRDGHGGVTIGSEISGGVRYVYAEDNIMDSPNLDRALRIKTNSVRGGTIEHIYFKNNTVKSLKHEVVCIDMMYEEGDAGPHRPVVRHIEVEGLKSIGGRYGVKIAAYSHSPVTHFKMKDCVIEDVTYPLSLEHAVAPSFQKVVINGEQINQ; this comes from the coding sequence GTGTCTAAAAAACGGGATTTGATGTATATCACAGCAGGTACGGTACTAACAGGAATCGGACTCGCACGTTTAGCAAAGCAAGGGAAGAAAGACAAAGAAGCAAATGGTATGGATCATGTGTTAAAGCAGATAAAAGCGCCAATGTTCCCCGATCGTGAATTCAATGTGATTCATTATGGTGGAGACGAAAAAGGGATAGAGCTTTCTACAAATGCTATTCAGTCTGCAATCGATGATGCGCATCGTTTGAAAGGGGGGCGTGTGCTGATTCCTGAAGGAACGTTTGTGACAGGTGCTCTTGAATTGAAAAGCAATGTAGAGCTTCATCTGCATGAGAACGCCTATGTGACATTCAGCCAAGACCCACGCGATTACCTTCCGCTCGCACTGACAAGATATGAAGGGATTGAGCTTTATAATTATTCTCCGCTCATTTATGCTCACCACGCAGAAAACATCGCCATCACAGGAGCTGGAACGCTGGATGGCAGAGGTGATGAGCATCATTGGTGGCCTTGGAAGTATGGAACGAATGGTCAGCCCTCTCAGGATAGAGACCGTCAGCTTCTGTTTGAAATGGCTGAAAAGAGAATACCGGTGGAGGAAAGAGTTTTTGGAGAAGGCCATTATTTAAGATCGAGCTTTATACAGCCCTACCAATGTCAACATGTTCTCATTGAAGGAGTAACAGTAAAGGATTCACCAATGTGGCAAATTCATCCGGTGTTAAGTGAAAACGTCATCGTCCGCGGAGTCAATATCATCGGGCATGGACCAAACACAGACGGTGTGAATCCAGAGTCTTGCCGGAATGTGCTCATTGAAGATTGTTATTTTGATAATGGAGATGATTGTATTGCCATTAAATCTGGCAGAAACGAGGACGGCCGGAGAATCGGGGTCCCATCTGAAAACATTGTCATTCGTAGAAATGAAATGCGTGATGGACATGGCGGAGTGACGATCGGGAGTGAAATCTCTGGGGGAGTCAGGTATGTATACGCAGAGGATAATATCATGGACAGTCCAAACCTCGATCGGGCACTGCGCATCAAAACCAACTCTGTTAGAGGCGGTACCATTGAGCACATTTATTTTAAAAACAATACTGTCAAAAGCTTAAAGCATGAAGTTGTCTGTATCGACATGATGTATGAGGAAGGAGATGCTGGTCCTCACCGTCCTGTTGTACGTCATATTGAAGTAGAAGGGCTAAAAAGCATTGGCGGACGATATGGTGTGAAAATAGCTGCGTACTCACATTCCCCAGTCACACACTTCAAAATGAAAGATTGTGTGATAGAAGATGTGACGTATCCACTTTCTTTGGAGCATGCAGTCGCCCCTTCTTTTCAGAAAGTCGTCATCAATGGGGAACAAATCAACCAATAG
- a CDS encoding ABC transporter substrate-binding protein: protein MKKLTAIWLSLLLVIGVLAGCAGAETDHKATGSQNKETAAAAFPVSIKDAAGKTVEIKEQPKRIVSLIPSNTEVAYALGLGDKMVGRSDFDNYPKEVEKVEKIGGLEFNVEKVISLKPDLVLAHASQMGSKDGFKQLEDAGIQVLTVNDATSFKDVYKSIQMIGEAAGVKEASKKLVDEMESKLNDLKKQAEAISKDKQKNVFVEVSGAPEIYTTGKHTFMDEMLSVIHAKNAASDQTGWVQMTEESIIKRNPDVIVTIDGSSLADLKKRDGWNAIQAVKEKQVFQLNTDLASRPGPRLVEGVEALAKSIYPDTFK, encoded by the coding sequence ATGAAAAAGTTAACAGCCATTTGGCTATCTTTATTGCTTGTGATAGGTGTTTTAGCAGGATGTGCAGGTGCTGAAACAGATCACAAAGCAACGGGTTCACAAAATAAAGAAACAGCGGCTGCGGCATTTCCTGTATCGATTAAAGATGCAGCTGGCAAAACAGTCGAAATCAAAGAACAGCCCAAACGGATTGTTTCTTTAATTCCAAGTAATACAGAGGTTGCCTATGCACTTGGCCTTGGCGATAAAATGGTCGGACGATCAGATTTTGACAATTATCCAAAGGAAGTCGAAAAGGTAGAGAAGATTGGCGGTCTTGAATTCAATGTAGAGAAGGTCATTTCCTTAAAGCCTGACCTTGTATTAGCACATGCATCACAGATGGGATCAAAAGATGGATTTAAACAGCTTGAAGATGCAGGTATTCAAGTGCTGACTGTAAATGATGCAACGTCCTTCAAGGATGTGTACAAGTCGATTCAGATGATCGGCGAAGCAGCCGGCGTGAAAGAAGCATCAAAGAAGCTTGTAGACGAGATGGAATCAAAATTGAATGACCTTAAGAAACAAGCAGAGGCCATTTCCAAAGACAAACAAAAAAACGTCTTTGTTGAAGTGTCAGGTGCTCCTGAAATCTATACAACAGGTAAACATACATTTATGGACGAAATGCTTTCTGTCATTCATGCAAAAAATGCCGCGAGCGACCAAACAGGCTGGGTACAGATGACGGAAGAATCGATTATCAAACGAAATCCTGATGTCATTGTCACAATTGATGGTTCCAGCTTAGCTGATCTGAAGAAAAGAGATGGTTGGAATGCGATTCAAGCAGTCAAAGAAAAACAAGTCTTTCAATTGAATACGGATCTCGCATCAAGACCGGGACCGCGATTGGTTGAAGGAGTCGAGGCTCTTGCGAAAAGCATTTATCCTGACACGTTCAAATAA
- a CDS encoding cob(I)yrinic acid a,c-diamide adenosyltransferase, which translates to MKLYTKTGDQGQTGLIGGRADKDDMRVEAYGTLDEANSFIGLAHANLRQHGELFQDILSELIVIQHELFDCGGDLAALKPRKEGKLTEKSVAFLEQRMDVYVEEASPLTKFILPGGQEGAAFLHVARTVVRRAERHIVTLAKQEEIPAVTLTYVNRLSDYLFAAARIVNHRLGETDVEYERSADVFRSK; encoded by the coding sequence ATGAAACTTTATACAAAAACCGGGGATCAAGGCCAAACAGGCTTGATTGGTGGAAGAGCCGATAAAGATGACATGAGAGTAGAAGCGTACGGTACGTTAGATGAGGCGAATAGCTTCATTGGACTTGCGCATGCAAATTTACGGCAGCATGGCGAATTGTTTCAAGATATCTTGTCAGAGCTGATCGTCATTCAGCATGAGCTTTTTGACTGCGGCGGCGATTTGGCAGCATTGAAGCCGCGTAAAGAAGGCAAATTAACAGAAAAATCGGTGGCATTCCTTGAGCAAAGAATGGATGTGTATGTAGAGGAAGCCTCACCGCTTACCAAGTTTATTTTACCGGGTGGCCAGGAAGGCGCTGCTTTCTTGCATGTAGCGCGGACAGTCGTCAGAAGAGCAGAGCGGCATATTGTGACGCTGGCGAAGCAGGAGGAGATTCCAGCAGTTACGCTCACATATGTGAACCGTCTTTCTGACTATTTGTTTGCAGCCGCACGTATCGTCAATCATCGGCTCGGTGAAACGGATGTTGAATATGAACGAAGTGCAGACGTGTTTCGTTCTAAATAA